A genomic stretch from Saccharomyces paradoxus chromosome XVI, complete sequence includes:
- the CSA1 gene encoding Csa1p (similar to YPR174C), producing MGIQEKGLGTRKERKLAVVPRERSHVRYASQRTRSKNYKNISKERAQQHAFGFNIAKIIAKIQAFVWRSPAEEKEESNIPLSKASQDCVPLQWQAKFAQLQQQLHSTQKELQFVKEKCHLLQSVLDDANIDQRYLESRRDMKNIERDNLKPTENLPPSPVRAVNPLVTSSPIHMSPLQSRQRPLSSLQPPKGPNFYAKYPKLPQTNILRESPTEDSLSHAE from the coding sequence ATGGGAATTCAAGAAAAGGGACTGGGAACACGAAAAGAGCGTAAATTGGCGGTTGTGCCCCGTGAAAGAAGCCATGTTAGGTATGCTTCGCAGAGGACACGTTCTAAAAACTACAAGAATATCTCCAAAGAAAGGGCTCAACAACACGCGTTTGGATTCAATATTGCTAAGATTATTGCAAAGATCCAAGCATTTGTATGGAGATCTCCCGCCGaggagaaagaagaaagtaaTATCCCATTGTCTAAAGCTTCTCAGGATTGTGTGCCTTTGCAATGGCAAGCAAAATTTGCGCAGTTACAGCAGCAACTGCACTCTACACAAAAGGAACTACAATTTGTTAAGGAGAAGTGTCACCTATTGCAGTCAGTGCTGGACGACGCAAACATCGATCAAAGATACCTGGAATCTCGTCGGGacatgaaaaatattgaacGAGACAATCTCAAACCCACAGAAAATTTACCGCCTTCACCAGTAAGAGCAGTAAACCCATTAGTCACTTCAAGTCCAATCCATATGTCGCCACTCCAGTCGCGCCAACGACCACTCTCTTCCCTACAGCCCCCCAAGGGCCCCAACTTCTACGCCAAGTATCCGAAGCTTCCTCAGACGAACATTCTCAGAGAATCTCCAACTGAGGATTCACTCTCTCACGCTGAATAG
- a CDS encoding pyridoxal 5'-phosphate synthase (pyridoxal 5'-phosphate synthase~similar to YPR172W), producing MAWTSTLPAHLLNLIKNSKYVHVATCSKDCIPSVALMNYIYVPGEKLFGQTDNKNDYIIFVTPQDTQKFYNIKENPKVALLFHDWIIANNLSVGKESISGTPTPTPASHDEQRQSKLLNLLQELNQAELNQMSASIGGETETVNPESEESNYYKDLILKANPDAKAFIFEENTAVVKVRIDNARVSNNENRTMFLSKGKS from the coding sequence ATGGCTTGGACTAGTACATTACCAGCACATCTATTGAACTTGATCAAAAACTCCAAATATGTTCACGTAGCTACCTGTTCTAAAGATTGCATTCCTTCGGTGGCATTGATGAACTATATCTACGTGCCAGGTGAAAAACTGTTTGGCCAAACGGATAATAAAAACGACTACATTATATTTGTTACTCCTCAAGACACACAAAAGTTTTACAACATCAAGGAAAACCCTAAAGTGGCCCTATTGTTTCACGATTGGATCATCGCGAATAATTTGTCAGTGGGTAAGGAAAGCATCTCTGGAACACCGACACCGACACCCGCTTCTCATGACGAACAACGTCAAAGCaagcttttgaatttgttaCAAGAGTTAAATCAAGCTGAATTGAACCAGATGAGTGCATCCATTGGTGGCGAAACTGAGACTGTCAATCCTGAAAGTGAAGAATCTAACTACTATAAGGACTTAATACTAAAAGCCAATCCTGATGCGAAAGCTTttatatttgaagaaaacactGCCGTTGTTAAGGTTAGAATTGATAATGCTAGGGTGTCCAACAATGAGAACAGGACAATGTTTTTAAGTAAGGGTAAGAGTTAA
- the VPS4 gene encoding AAA family ATPase VPS4 (AAA-ATPase involved in multivesicular body (MVB) protein sorting~similar to YPR173C) yields MSTGDFLSKGIELVQKAIDLDTATQYEEAYTAYYNGLDYLMLALKYEKNPKSKDLIRAKFTEYLNRAEQLKKHLENEEANSAKKSPSAGSGSTGNNKKISQEEGEDNGGEDNKKLRGALSSAILSEKPNVKWEDVAGLEGAKEALKEAVILPVKFPHLFKGNRKPTSGILLYGPPGTGKSYLAKAVATEANSTFFSVSSSDLVSKWMGESEKLVKQLFAMARENKPSIIFIDEVDALTGTRGEGESEASRRIKTELLVQMNGVGNDSQGVLVLGATNIPWQLDSAIRRRFERRIYIPLPDLAARTTMFEINVGDTPCVLTKEDYRTLGAMTEGYSGSDIAVVVKDALMQPIRKIQSATHFKDVSTEDDDTRKLTPCSPGDDGAIEMSWTDIEADELKEPDLTIKDFLKAIKSTRPTVNEDDLLKQEQFTRDFGQEGN; encoded by the coding sequence ATGAGCACGGGAGATTTTTTAAGCAAGGGAATAGAGCTGGTCCAAAAGGCCATTGACCTGGACACAGCGACGCAGTATGAGGAGGCTTATACAGCATACTACAACGGATTAGATTATTTGATGTTGGCTTTGAAGTACGAGAAAAACCCTAAGTCGAAGGATTTGATAAGAGCCAAGTTCACAGAGTATTTAAACCGCGCagaacaattgaaaaagcacttggaaaatgaagaggCAAATTCTGCGAAGAAGTCTCCTAGCGCTGGTAGTGGCTCCACCGgtaataataagaaaatcTCTCAGGAGGAGGGCGAGGACAATGGCGGTGAAGACAACAAAAAGTTGAGAGGTGCCTTATCGAGTGCCATTCTATCTGAAAAACCTAATGTTAAATGGGAAGACGTGGCTGGACTTGAAGGAGCCAAAGAGGCTCTTAAAGAAGCTGTTATTTTACCCGTCAAGTTCCCACATTTGTTCAAAGGTAACCGCAAACCTACTTCAGGAATCTTGTTATACGGGCCACCAGGTACAGGTAAATCATATTTGGCAAAGGCGGTGGCCACCGAGGCCAATTCTACCTTCTTCAGTGTTAGTTCGAGTGATTTGGTTTCTAAATGGATGGGTGAATCTGAAAAACTTGTTAAGCAGTTGTTTGCCATGgcaagagaaaataaaccttccattatttttattgatgaagtgGATGCGCTAACAGGTACTAGGGGCGAAGGAGAGAGCGAAGCAAGTAGAAGAATCAAGACAGAATTGTTAGTACAAATGAACGGTGTTGGAAATGACTCCCAAGGTGTTTTGGTCCTTGGTGCAACAAATATTCCATGGCAACTGGACAGCGCCATCAGGAGAAGATTCGAAAGAAGGATATATATACCATTACCAGATTTGGCAGCAAGAACCACCATGTTCGAGATCAACGTCGGTGACACACCATGCGTATTGACCAAGGAAGATTATAGAACCTTAGGAGCAATGACTGAAGGTTATTCCGGGAGTGATATTGCTGTGGTAGTAAAAGATGCGCTAATGCAACCTATAAGAAAGATTCAAAGCGCAACGCATTTCAAAGATGTCTCTACGGAGGATGACGACACAAGAAAACTAACACCATGCTCTCCAGGTGATGATGGCGCCATCGAAATGAGTTGGACGGATATCGAAGCTGACGAATTAAAAGAACCAGATCTCACCATAAAGGATTTCTTGAAGGCCATCAAATCAACAAGACCTACCGTAAACGAGGATGATTTGCTGAAGCAAGAACAGTTTACAAGAGATTTTGGTCAAGAAGGTAACTAG
- the DPB2 gene encoding DNA polymerase epsilon noncatalytic subunit (Second largest subunit of DNA polymerase II (DNA polymerase epsilon)~similar to YPR175W), translated as MYGSGNVLPVKIQPPLLRPLAYRVLSRKYGLSIKSDGLSALAEFVGTNIGANWRQGSATVKFLEQFAVVWKQQERGLFIDQNGVKEVIQEMKEREKVEWSHEHSTQHEENILRRTDDDGNNSDDEMPMAADSSLQNVSLSSPIPQPTNKNEYEQPFKPESSKILDWRDYFKVINASQQQRFSYNPHKMQFIFVPNKKQNELGSVAGFLPDMEDKVQMFLTRYYLTNDRVMRNENFQNSDMFNPLSSMVSLQNELSNTNQHQQQSNSMSITPIKNLLGRDAQNFLLLGLLNKNFKGNWSLEDPSGSVEIDISQTIPTQGHYYAPGFMVLVEGIYYSVGNKFHVTSMTLPPGERREVTLETIGNLDLLGIHGISNNNFIARLDKDLKIRLHLLEKELIDHKFVILGANLFLDDLKIMTALSKILQKLNDDPPTLLIWQGSFTSVPVFASMSSRNISSSTQYKNNFDALATLLSRFDNLTENTTMIFIPGPNDLWGSMVSLGASGTLPQEPIPSAFTKKINRVCKNIVWSSNPTRIAYLSQEIVIFRDDLSGRFKRHRLEFPFNESEDVNTDNDEMVTKDTDIVPIDELVKEPDQLPQKVQETRKLVKTILDQGHLSPFLDSLRPISWDLDHTLTLCPIPSTMILCDTTSAQFDLTYNGCKVINPGSFIHNRRARYMEYVPSSKRTIQEEIYI; from the coding sequence ATGTATGGTTCTGGGAATGTTCTGCCTGTTAAGATTCAGCCTCCGCTACTCAGGCCATTGGCATATAGAGttttatcaagaaaatatggttTATCGATTAAATCTGATGGGTTGTCTGCTCTGGCGGAATTCGTTGGCACTAATATAGGTGCCAACTGGAGACAAGGGTCTGCTACAGTGAAATTTCTCGAGCAATTTGCTGTCGTATGGaaacaacaagaaagaGGACTTTTCATCGACCAGAACGGGGTTAAAGAAGTGATTCaggaaatgaaagaacgtgaaaaagttgaatGGAGTCATGAACACTCTACCCAACATGAGGAAAATATACTGAGACGGACAGATGATGATGGCAACAACAGCGACGATGAAATGCCCATGGCAGCTGATTCATCCTTACAAAATGTTTCGTTATCTTCACCAATTCCGCAGCCTACTAATAAAAACGAATATGAACAGCCTTTTAAGCCAGAAAGTTCTAAAATATTGGACTGGAGGGACTATTTCAAAGTTATTAATGCTTCTCAGCAACAAAGGTTCTCATACAATCCACACAAAATGCAATTCATCTTCGTCCCCAATAAAAAGCAGAATGAACTGGGAAGCGTTGCAGGATTTCTACCTGATATGGAAGACAAAGTTCAAATGTTCTTGACAAGATATTACCTTACCAACGACAGAGTCATGAGAAATGAGAACTTCCAAAACAGTGACATGTTTAATCCATTATCCTCCATGGTGtctttacaaaatgaaCTATCCAATACTAACCAGCACCAGCAGCAATCCAACAGCATGAGTATCACcccaataaaaaatttactaGGTAGGGAtgctcaaaattttttactatTGGGGCTCTTAAATAAGAACTTTAAGGGTAATTGGTCACTAGAAGATCCGTCTGGATCCGTCGAAATCGATATTTCCCAAACTATCCCCACACAAGGTCATTATTACGCGCCAGGTTTTATGGTTCTTGTAGAAGGAATATATTATTCGGTAGGGAATAAATTCCACGTTACTTCCATGACTTTGCCCCCTGGCGAGAGGAGAGAAGTTACATTAGAGACGATAGGTAATCTAGACCTCTTGGGAATACATGGAATTTCTAACAATAACTTCATTGCTCGTTTAGataaagatttgaagattAGATTACACCTTTTGGAGAAAGAATTAATTGATCATAAATTTGTAATTCTTGGCGCAAATTTATTCCTagatgatttgaaaattatgaCTGCACTCAGcaaaattttgcaaaaacTAAACGATGACCCACCGACCCTATTAATTTGGCAGGGTTCTTTCACTTCAGTTCCCGTTTTCGCATCAATGAGTAGTCGGAACATAAGCAGTTCAACCCAATATAAGAATAATTTCGACGCCCTAGCGACACTTCTGTCAAGATTTGATAATTTGACCGAAAATACTACAATGATATTTATTCCAGGCCCTAACGATTTGTGGGGGTCGATGGTGTCACTGGGGGCAAGTGGGACATTACCACAAGAACCAATTCCTAGTGCgtttaccaaaaaaatcaacagGGTTTGTAAAAATATTGTATGGAGTTCAAATCCAACAAGAATAGCGTACTTATCTCAAGAAATAGTCATTTTCAGAGATGATTTATCCGGAAGATTCAAAAGACACCGGTTAGAATTCCCATTCAACGAAAGTGAAGATGTCAATACCGATAACGATGAAATGGTAACCAAAGACACTGATATCGTGCCAATTGATGAATTAGTTAAAGAACCAGACCAGTTACCGCAAAAGGTtcaagaaacaagaaaactcGTTAAAACAATACTAGACCAGGGCCATTTATCACCATTTCTTGATTCTTTGCGCCCAATTTCATGGGATTTAGACCATACTTTGACGCTCTGCCCAATACCATCAACAATGATTCTTTGCGACACTACTTCTGCACAATTTGATTTGACATACAACGGTTGTAAAGTCATCAACCCTGGATCATTCATTCATAACAGACGTGCTAGGTATATGGAGTACGTTCCATCCTCAAAGAGAACTATACAGGAAGAGATATATATCTAA
- the JIP5 gene encoding Jip5p (Protein required for biogenesis of the large ribosomal subunit~similar to YPR169W): protein MAKTKKKTDAVDSTSLPILELLSLKAPIFQSLSHPELPIIITGFGTGHIVSHRYDPTKLQSRLHRRRKIETATASKDARNVSKIKNGTCPWTRLDIDLETGDLKLIDAEKQDQQRQTENNEDLGVETLWKTKRHKGSVRAMCFDAKGDNIFSVGSDNILKKANTMTGKVVKKVNLSSLFNSEKNKNDKFTKLCASQTHPLILIGDESGNIHVINSENLALTNSIRSIHFGDSINDILHFDKRSAYKFISLGQTTLAYFDVRDKDAKPNVAENEDGKILVSDDQEDEVLCGCFVDPEVADTLLCGMGEGIVTVWKPNKNDLEDQMSRIKISKDESIDCIVPTLQDDNCVWCGCSNGNIYRVNAKLGKVIEVRNHSELDEVNFVDLDFEYRVVSGGLENIKIWELSNDDVEKNESLESDSEDSFSRSDEDISDDSSSDECETTLVGLSKEVLLNELDKDLNEDHNEEKESNSKSIKKRKIMKENSKKKDLYEHGIKKFDDL from the coding sequence ATGGCGAAgaccaaaaagaaaacagatGCTGTTGATTCAACAAGCTTGCCCATTCTGGAATTACTATCCTTAAAAGCCCCCATTTTCCAGTCTCTTTCACATCCTGAACTGCCCATCATAATAACTGGGTTTGGTACAGGCCATATTGTGTCTCATCGTTATGACCCCACTAAGTTGCAATCACGTCTGCATCGTAGGCgtaaaattgaaactgcAACCGCGAGCAAAGATGCGAGAAATGTTTCTAAAATAAAGAACGGCACTTGCCCTTGGACTAGACTAGACATAGACCTAGAAACTGGtgatttgaaattgattgaTGCTGAAAAACAAGATCAACAAAGGCAAACAGAAAACAACGAAGATTTGGGCGTAGAAACGCTTTGGAAGACTAAAAGACATAAAGGTAGTGTGCGTGCCATGTGCTTTGATGCTAAAGGCgacaatattttttctgttgGATCTGATaatatcttgaaaaaagccAACACTATGACCGGCAAAGTGGTCAAAAAGGTAAACTTAAGCTCACTGTTTAAttctgaaaagaataagaatGATAAGTTTACCAAATTATGCGCTTCTCAAACTCATCCATTAATTCTAATAGGAGATGAGTCTGGTAACATTCATGTGATAAACTCAGAAAACTTGGCTTTAACAAATTCCATTCGTTCCATACATTTTGGTGACTCGATCAACGATATTTTACACTTCGATAAAAGATCTGCTTATAAGTTCATTTCTCTGGGCCAGACAACGTTAGCTTATTTTGATGTTCGTGACAAAGACGCCAAACCGAACGTAGCCGAAAACGAGGATGGTAAAATTTTGGTCAGTGATGATCAAGAGGACGAAGTTCTTTGCGGTTGTTTCGTCGATCCCGAAGTGGCAGATACCCTTTTGTGTGGGATGGGCGAGGGTATTGTTACTGTCTGGAAACCAAATAAGAATGATTTGGAAGATCAAATGAGCCGTATAAAAATTAGTAAAGATGAAAGCATCGATTGCATTGTTCCAACTTTACAGGACGATAATTGTGTATGGTGTGGTTGCTCCAATGGTAACATCTATAGAGTCAATGCTAAATTAGGGAAAGTCATTGAAGTGAGAAACCACAGTGAACTGGATGAAGtcaattttgttgatttaGATTTCGAGTACCGTGTTGTTTCAGGTGGTTTGGAAAACATCAAGATATGGGAATTATCAAATGATGACgtagagaaaaatgaatcTTTAGAATCTGATAGTGAGGACTCTTTCTCCCGTTCTGATGAAGACATCAGCGATGACAGCAGTTCTGATGAATGTGAAACGACGCTTGTCGGACTATCAAAAGAAGTGTTATTGAATGAATTGGATAAAGACCTCAATGAAGATCATAACGAGGAAAAGGAATCCAACTCAAAAagtattaaaaaaagaaagataatgAAGGAGAatagcaagaaaaaagatttgTACGAGCATGGGATCAAGAAGTTTGATGATTTATag
- the BSP1 gene encoding Bsp1p (Adapter that links synaptojanins to the cortical actin cytoskeleton~similar to YPR171W) encodes MTRYERDPELVNFLSKVEDLDSKRYNNVSTSKPTREPLSPVKSHNPRECREADIITGENIEDRDNLAYRSAYNYEMTFSPKKTHYSLNELDLERITPKPDSKNRASRNEKKFVISEEDYLLLQKLKASQSCSDFNSNQNLPSFEEGPRMPSRGRPRQREKEIISIRYDFELPERADTPSTSSSPPPPLPTRRNHARINEDAAEEKPLLPTRPTKAGVTEPPPSRSKKPEVVVPERVKPAPPVPRSTKPASFLSSLEDNKLTKAKSHNSEVETPKKTIKNSHIDYLDSIQLKPTTLSPTIKNKSKPAPPSPPAKRIPRSESFIKSMLNSNLTTTSKPSLPEKPQKLWNANLAAQKSKPSIPPKRVELKVVLPELRPVETSPTKQKFEHSIDLPKLRSSSRNIKKKEKDNIPEGIKGIQNLKKTKQEKPIIPQKKPFLTDSSKDTTIKNDNDVNKSDNELEALSLRNNLKKRPPKAPQRKISMPEALRKVELMKKSKTEPVLEPSNELSINAKLDAIIASRNLRASNTLPEFNNINTNTATFDESAISRVGTTKETKPLVHPNKNRARGPRRKPPTRL; translated from the coding sequence ATGACAAGATATGAGCGTGACCCTGAATTGGTGAACTTTCTGTCGAAAGTGGAGGATTTGGACTCTAAGAGATACAATAATGTTTCCACTTCAAAACCAACCAGGGAACCGCTTTCACCGGTAAAAAGTCACAACCCTAGGGAATGTAGAGAGGCTGATATAATAACCGGGGAAAACATTGAAGATAGGGATAATTTGGCTTACCGATCTGCATACAATTATGAAATGACATTTTCTCCAAAGAAGACTCATTACTCATTAAATGAATTGGACCTTGAACGAATAACACCGAAGCCGGATTCGAAGAATCGTGCCTCTcgaaacgaaaaaaaatttgtcatttctgaagaagattatTTACTGTTGCAGAAATTGAAGGCTTCTCAATCATGTAGTGATTTCAATTCCAACCAAAATTTACCTTCCTTTGAAGAAGGACCTCGTATGCCCAGTCGAGGTCGACCCAGACAGAGAGAGAAGGAGATAATATCCATCCGGTACGACTTTGAATTACCTGAAAGAGCAGATACACCTTCCACCTCTTCttcaccaccaccacctTTACCCACAAGGCGTAATCATGCCAGAATCAATGAAGATGCGGCTGAAGAGAAACCGCTTCTTCCAACAAGGCCTACCAAAGCAGGTGTCACAGAACCTCCGCCATCAAGGTCAAAAAAACCGGAAGTTGTGGTACCTGAGCGCGTTAAACCAGCTCCACCTGTCCCACGTTCCACAAAACCGGCTAGCTTTCTGAGTTCCTTGGAAGATAACAAATTGACAAAGGCAAAGAGCCATAATTCGGAGGTGGAAACcccaaaaaaaaccatAAAAAATTCTCATATCGATTATCTGGATTCCATACAATTAAAACCAACCACTTTATCCCCTAcgataaaaaataaatctaAACCAGCCCCTCCTTCTCCACCTGCGAAAAGAATTCCAAGGTCTGAAAGTTTTATCAAGTCTATGctaaattcaaatcttACAACAACTTCCAAGCCTTCTTTGCCTGAAAAACCCCAAAAACTATGGAATGCAAATCTGGCCGCCCAAAAGTCTAAACCAAGCATACCGCCAAAGAGGGTGGAGTTGAAGGTAGTACTACCCGAGTTGCGTCCCGTGGAAACTTCTCCAACAAAGCAGAAATTCGAACATTCAATCGATTTGCCCAAGTTACGATCCAGCAGCCGTaacataaagaaaaaagagaaggatAATATTCCAGAAGGAATTAAAGGTATACAAAATCTAAAGAAAACCAAACAGGAGAAACCTATAATCCCCCAGAAAAAACCATTTTTAACTGATAGTTCAAAAGATACTACGatcaaaaatgataatgacgTGAACAAGTCAGATAACGAACTTGAAGCTCTCTCCTTACGGAATAACCTGAAGAAACGTCCACCAAAGGCCCCACAACGTAAAATTTCCATGCCAGAAGCATTACGAAAAGTtgaattaatgaaaaaatctaaaaCTGAGCCTGTATTGGAACCCTCAAACGAACTCAGCATAAACGCGAAATTAGACGCAATAATTGCATCCAGAAACTTAAGAGCATCCAATACTCTACCGGAATTTAACAATATTAATACTAATACTGCAACTTTTGACGAGTCTGCTATTTCTAGAGTTGGAACAACAAAGGAAACTAAACCGTTGGTTCACCCGAACAAAAATAGGGCTCGTGGTCCCAGAAGAAAACCCCCTACACGCCTGTAA
- the BET2 gene encoding Rab geranylgeranyltransferase BET2 (Beta subunit of Type II geranylgeranyltransferase~similar to YPR176C) — protein sequence MSGPLTLFKEKHIRYIQSLDTRKHNFEYWLTEHLRLNGIYWGLTALCVLDSPETFAKEEVIEFVLSCWDTKCGAFAPFPRHDAHLLTTLSAVQILATYDALDILGEDRKIRLISFIRGNQLEDGSFQGDRFGEVDTRFVYTALSALSILGELTPEVVDPAVEFVLKCYNFDGGFGLCPNAESHAAQAFTCLGALAIANKLDVLSNDQLEEIGWWLCERQLPEGGLNGRPSKLPDVCYSWWVLSSLAIIGRLDWINYEKLTEFILECQDEKKGGISDRPENEVDVFHTVFGVAGLSLMGYDNLVPIDPIYCMPKSVTAKFKKYPYK from the coding sequence ATGTCTGGACCACTTACACTGTTTAAGGAAAAACATATCCGTTATATTCAATCATTAGATACTAGGAAGCATAATTTCGAATATTGGCTTACGGAGCATCTTCGTCTGAATGGGATATACTGGGGACTCACTGCCTTGTGTGTGCTTGATTCGCCAGAGACTTTTGCGAAAGAAGAGGTTATAGAATTTGTGCTGAGTTGTTGGGACACCAAATGTGGTGCGTTTGCACCATTTCCAAGACATGATGCACATTTATTGACCACATTGTCCGCCGTGCAGATCTTGGCCACTTATGATGCCTTGGATATCCTTGGCGAAGACCGTAAAATTCGCTTGATTTCCTTTATTCGTGGGAATCAATTGGAAGATGGATCGTTTCAGGGTGACAGGTTTGGGGAGGTAGATACAAGGTTTGTTTATACGGCGTTGAGTGCGCTATCAATATTGGGTGAATTAACACCTGAAGTCGTTGACCCTGCTGTAGAGTTTGTGCTCAAGTGTTATAATTTTGATGGTGGGTTTGGGTTATGTCCTAATGCAGAATCACATGCAGCCCAAGCTTTCACGTGTCTTGGCGCTTTGGCAATTGCTAACAAATTGGATGTGCTTAGTAATGACCaattagaagaaattggGTGGTGGCTTTGCGAACGGCAATTACCAGAGGGTGGGTTGAACGGTAGGCCAAGTAAACTGCCTGATGTTTGCTATAGTTGGTGGGTTTTATCTTCATTAGCTATTATTGGTAGATTGGATTGGATAAATTATGAGAAGTTGACTGAGTTTATACTCGAATGCCAAGATGAGAAAAAGGGTGGAATAAGCGATAGGCCTGAGAATGAAGTAGATGTCTTCCATACTGTTTTCGGTGTTGCTGGTTTAAGTTTAATGGGGTACGACAATCTAGTCCCAATAGATCCTATATATTGTATGCCGAAATCCGTTACAgccaaattcaaaaagtatCCATACAAATAG
- the NUT2 gene encoding mediator complex subunit NUT2 (Subunit of the RNA polymerase II mediator complex~similar to YPR168W) — MNGNSNNKEQLQQELATTQDQVASIIESFVELGVSIYDFPGTPEATKGMITNLQRNVDRLYKLNVRSNDPQSSLSKVDIPLEVVQYIEDGRNPDIYTREFVEAIRRSNQYQRGKMHGLKQLRDSLADKIVDEFPELKEPVEDIIKRTSPVNNVSNTH, encoded by the coding sequence ATGAATGGCAACAGCAATAACAAAGAGCAATTGCAGCAAGAATTAGCCACTACCCAAGACCAAGTGGCTTCGATTATTGAGTCCTTTGTAGAATTGGGTGTCTCCATATATGATTTTCCTGGTACTCCGGAAGCCACCAAGGGAATGATCACAAATTTGCAAAGAAATGTGGACCGGCTGTATAAGCTGAATGTGAGAAGTAACGATCCTCAGTCCAGCTTGTCCAAAGTGGACATTCCCTTGGAAGTTGTTCAATATATTGAGGACGGTAGAAATCCAGATATTTACACAAGAGAGTTTGTCGAAGCCATAAGAAGATCGAACCAGTATCAAAGAGGCAAGATGCACGGATTGAAGCAATTAAGAGATTCACTTGCTGATAAGATTGTGGATGAATTTCCAGAGTTGAAAGAACCAGTCGAAGATATCATAAAGAGGACATCTCCTGTCAACAATGTTTCCAATACTCACTAA
- a CDS encoding uncharacterized protein (similar to YPR170W), giving the protein MRPVVSTGKAWCCTVLSAFGVVILSVIAHLFNTSHESFVGSINDPEDGPAVAHTVYLAALVYLVFFVFCGFQVYLARRKPSIELR; this is encoded by the exons atgagacCTGTTGTATCCACTGGTAAGGCATGGTGTTGTACCGTTCTATCGGCATTTGGTGTAGTTATTCTTTCTGTCATTGCTCATCTCTTCAACACTAGCCATGAATCCTTTGTAGGATCAATAAATGACCCTGAAGATGGACCTGC TGTTGCACATACTGTTTATTTGGCTGCCTTGGTATACCTGGTGTTTTTCGTATTCTGTGGGTTCCAAGTTTACTTAGCCAGAAGAAAACCTTCGATCGAGTTGCGTTAG